The Diorhabda sublineata isolate icDioSubl1.1 chromosome 6, icDioSubl1.1, whole genome shotgun sequence genome includes a window with the following:
- the LOC130445076 gene encoding serine/threonine-protein kinase PITSLRE: MSENESVDEQSEDGELRQSPIDLKQAQEQETVDFSLSEEEESEVVDSLDIKPPQAKIAPQSRVKKREHERRKRSDRHRDDRHSHREKHREKSSRSVKDRDQYQRDKDRYYREKQHFEQNNYETQYRDRKEDKSRSRHSDSRKHDDKKSNKETRFRETEKMNYDEAKKGRGDKTLNDLRERLLSKRSNKVDNEVHARQKSSHRDKKHKSRNIDPLQGEAGLLVKEIINITTEEKKQKKEERMTEEERAEQEQRKQKFLEAEREMARLKEQSKMERERRHLEKASKRKHEEDAYGKRVKIEDAPVVVSDSSDVEQEESYQQNSHESEHSNNYEQSPSVHSEPSRASSQSKGDDSPYSDQRSATRSRSRSRSRSNSPSRSYSDRSRSQSPKSDDNDEDMEMDMKEKDEKPSDKPKSKVDESLPPYYPAVQGCRSVEEFQCLNRIEEGTYGVVYRARDKRTEDIVALKRLKMEKEKEGFPITSLREINTLLKGQHANIVTVREIVVGSNMDKIFIVMDYVEHDLKSLMETMRHKKQHFMPGEIKCLLKQLLLAVGHLHDNWILHRDLKTSNLLLSHKGILKVGDFGLAREYGSPLKPYTPIVVTMWYRAPELLLCTKEYSTPIDLWSVGCIFAELLLMNAVFPGKSEVDQLNRIFKDLGTPNEKIWPGFNQLPAVKKMKFNEYPVSNLRAKFNTLSEVGLGLLVKFLTYDPNQRITAEEGLKHAYFNEPPLPIDPSMFPTWPAKSELGHKRALAASPKPPSGGGEYKKLGRDVDDGYGFRLGMGIDSGRGGPGFSLKF; the protein is encoded by the exons ATGTCTGAAAATGAATCTGTAGATGAGCAGAGCGAAGATGGTGAGTTGAGACAGAGTCCAATTGATCTGAAGCAAGCACAAGAACAAGAAACTGTGGATTTTAG TTTATCTGAAGAGGAAGAAAGCGAAGTAGTAGATTCTCTAGATATTAAACCACCTCAAGCAAAAATAGCACCACAATCAAGGGTTAAAAAAAGAGAACACGAAAGAAGGAAAAGAAGTGATCGTCATAGAGACGATAGGCATTCCCATCGCGAAAAACATCG tGAAAAATCTAGTAGATCCGTAAAAGATCGAGATCAATATCAAAGAGATAAAGATCGTTATTATCGAGAAAAACAACATTTCGAACAGAATAATTACGAAACGCAATACAGAGATAGAAAAGAGGATAAATCAAGAAGTAGACATTCGGATTCAAGGAAACACGAtgacaaaaaatcaaataaagaaacaaGATTCAGggaaacagaaaaaatgaattatgaTGAAGCAAAAAAAGGAAGAGGAGATAAAACTTTGAACGATTTAAGAGAGAGGTTGTTGAGTAAAAGATCCAACAAAGTAGACAATGAAG tACACGCTAGACAAAAAAGTTCTCATAGAGATAAAAAGCATAAAAGTCGTAATATTGATCCTTTACAAGGTGAAGCGGGGTTATTAGTTAAAGAAATCATTAATATAACTACagaagaaaagaaacaaaaaaaagaagaaagaatgaCTGAAGAAGAAAGAGCCGAACAAGAGCAgagaaaacaaaagtttttagaaGCTG AACGAGAAATGGCGAGATTAAAGGAACAATCTAAAATGGAAAGAGAACGAAGGCATTTGGAGAAAGCATCAAAAAGAAAACACGAAGAAGATGCTTATGGGAAACGTGTTAAGATAGAGGATGCTCCTGTTGTTGTTTCAGATAGTTCAGATGTAGAACAAGAAGAAAGTTATCAGCAGAATTCCCATGAAAGCGAACATAGTAACAATTATGAACAAAGCCCTTCAGTTCATAGTGAACCTTCTAGGGCTAGTTCCCAATCAAAAG gtgATGATAGTCCTTATTCTGATCAGAGATCTGCAACTAGgagtagaagtagaagtagaagtcGTAGTAATAGTCCTAGTAGAAGTTATAGCGATAGATCTAGATCGCAAAGTCCTAAAAGCGATGATAATGACGAAGATATGGAAATGGATatgaaagaaaaagatgaaaaaccTTCTGATAAACCTAAATCTAAAGTAGACGAAAGTTTACCACCTTATTATCCAGCTGTACAA GGTTGTAGATCAGTTGAAGAATTCCAATGTTTGAATAGAATCGAAGAAGGTACTTATGGTGTGGTTTATAGAGCTAGAGATAAAAGAACAGAAGATATAGTCGCTTTAAAACGTCTTAAaatggaaaaggaaaaagaagGTTTTCCTATAACGTCACTAAGGGAAATTAATACTCTACTTAAAGGTCAACACGCTAATATCGTTACTGTTAGAGAAATAGTAGTTGGTAGTAATatggataaaattttcatagttatgGATTATGTGGAACACGATTTGAAATCTCTAATGGAAACTATGCGGCATAAGAAGCAACATTTCATGCCAGGGGagataaaatgtttattgaaacAGTTGTTGTTGGCTGTAGGTCATTTGCACGATAATTGGATCCTGCACAGAGATTTGAAAACTTCTAATTTGTTGTTGTCACACAAGGGGATTTTGAAAGTTGGAGATTTCGGTTTGGCTAGGGAATATGGATCTCCTTTGAAGCCTTATACTCCTATTGTGGTTACAATGTGGTACAGAGCTCCAGAACTATTGCTTTGTACCAAAGAATATTCTACGCCTATTGATCTTTGGTCCGTTGGATGTATTTTCGCAGAATTGCTTTTGATGAATGCCGTGTTTCCAGGGAAATCGGAAGTTGATCAGTTGAACAGGATATTTAAG GATTTGGGTACACCAAACGAAAAAATATGGCCGGGCTTTAATCAATTACCAgctgtaaaaaaaatgaaattcaacgAATATCCCGTATCGAATCTTCGAGCAAAATTCAACACTCTAAGCGAAGTTGGTCTCGGATTGTTAGTAAAATTCCTAACTTACGATCCTAATCAAAGAATAACCGCAGAAGAAGGTTTAAAACACGCCTATTTCAACGAACCCCCTTTACCCATAGATCCCTCCATGTTTCCCACTTGGCCTGCGAAAAGTGAATTAGGACACAAAAGGGCTTTGGCGGCGAGTCCTAAACCCCCTTCCGGCGGCGGGGAATATAAGAAATTGGGGAGAGACGTCGATGACGGTTACGGCTTTAGGTTAGGAATGGGAATCGATAGCGGCAGAGGCGGACCTGgatttagtttaaaattttaa
- the LOC130445722 gene encoding uncharacterized protein LOC130445722, which produces MRTKNFLLTICVMISISLIFIIFGQEKPESIQNIVSTTNEQIKNFKDNLRDAETKTLNADEKYLNLLGFSDKPRLFPKDIWRNTSLPVVVTYVQEAEESQAIGIIINIGKMLPNNTILIYNLGLDDQGYKLLTNFCNNSRCQVINFDLAQFPQHVSMNILHAFRPLVIQDALQRTGAIFFLESNYRLTQNVITTLYEERASLTGILAWPFNIRNPVSSLTHKKMFEYFHTDADNFLFLQMVKAEVLLVVNTLTIHKNVMLPWVQCALTQDCVIPIGAQSAGCKFDKRPQYRYSGCHTYDTSALNIVLGQLFKQNSSQYTYSGPVNVFNTVSLSLANVLLKQLELNSTTDLIRD; this is translated from the exons ATGAGAACGAAGAATTTTCTGCTTACAATATGCGTGATGATATCTATAagcttaatttttattatatttggcCAAGAAAAACCAGAAAGTATTCAAAATATCGTCTCTAcaacaaatgaacaaataaaaaatttcaag GATAATCTAAGAGATGCCGAAACGAAAACTCTTAACGCCGATGAGAAGTACTTAAATCTTTTGGGCTTCTCTGATAAACCTCGTTTATTCCCGAAAGATATATGGCGAAATACATCATTACCAGTTGTTGTTACTTATGTGCAAGAGGCTGAAGAGAGCCAAGCTATTggaattattatcaatatcgGTAAAATGCTCCCCAATaacacaattttaatttataatttaggcTTAGATGACCAGGGGTATAAATTG ctcacaaatttttgtaacaattcGAGATGTCaagttattaattttgatttggCACAATTTCCGCAACATGTTAGTATGAACATTCTACATGCGTTTCGTCCTCTAGTAATTCAG GACGCTCTTCAACGTACCGGAGCAATTTTCTTCCTAGAATCAAACTACCGCTTAACCCAAAACGTGATTACGACATTATATGAAGAAAGAGCTTCACTAACAGGTATTTTAGCTTGGCCATTCAACATAAGAAATCCCGTATCGAGTTTAACCCACAAAAAGATGTTCGAATATTTCCACACCGACGCcgacaactttttatttctccAAATGGTAAAAGCCGAAGTTCTCCTCGTCGTTAACACTTTAACCATACATAAAAACGTGATGTTACCTTGGGTCCAATGCGCTTTAACTCAAGATTGCGTTATACCGATCGGAGCGCAATCTGCCGGATGTAAATTCGACAAGAGACCTCAGTATAGATATTCAGGTTGTCATACTTATGACACTTCGGCGTTAAATATCGTTTTAGGACAGTTGTTCAAACAGAACAGTTCGCAGTATACTTATAGTGGACCAGTCAATGTGTTCAATACTGTTTCGTTGAGTTTAGCGAACGTTTTACTTAAACAACTCGAGTTGAATTCCACCACCGATTTAATACGCGATTGA
- the LOC130445720 gene encoding caspase-7-like: protein MFKSKEKKVNSTKDTKTTSGVTSTQKYNTISIQNSRTINYSSYYSVTQTNSTSSSSSLLRTSALHSSPNLSDLSTGFVKSNIKPRAISVFETDAVPLVQPPNLSKIVNNYQSPFARQLTQYSSTRLSSLQPTTPHNNAVNSVVPTYTTNSKNKGKVLIINNINFVNSQERKGAKVDEKEISNLFKEMGFDVLIHRNLKTLEMKHKIKKFSSDKSLSKVSISVVVIMSHGTNAINKQQIPGSYTLVCGIDDGGVEIDEIVAEFSGEKCSAMKGKPKLFFFQCCRGKKTELKVDAVPIKPVVKAHADVLIAYSTLPGFYSVRDEEKGTWYIQSICDVFRKHYKDFDVETLLKIVDEQLSKKHPEYVQTSVYESRGFKRCFLYPR from the exons ATGTTTAAATCGAAGGAAAAGAAAGTTAATTCGACAAAAGATACAAA AACTACTTCAGGCGTCACAAGTACGCAGAAATATAATACAATCAGTATTCAAAATAGTAG gaCTATAAATTACTCTTCGTATTATAGCGTAACCCAAACAAATTCGACAT cgTCAAGTTCAAGTCTTTTAAGAACATCTGCTCTACATTCATCACCCAATTTAAGCGATTTATCCACAGGATTTgtcaaatcaaatatcaaaCCTAGGGCTATATCAGTTTTTGAAACTGACGCCGTACCATTAGTACAACCCCCAAATTTATCCAAGATAGTAAATAATTACCAAAGTCCTTTTGCAAGGCAACTTACACAGTACAGCAGTACCAGACTTTCCTCTCTGCAACCAACTACCCCACACAATAATGCTGTTAATTCCGTTGTTCCGACTTATACTACGAATAgcaaaaataaaggaaaagtACTTATaatcaacaatataaattttgttaatagtCAAGAACGTAAAGGAGCTAAAGTAGATGAAAAGGAAATTTCCAATCTGTTTAAGGAAATGGGTTTTGATGTTTTAATCCATAGGAATTTAAAAACTTTA GAaatgaaacataaaataaaaaaattcagtagcGATAAAAGTTTGTCAAAAGTAAGTATCTCCGTTGTAGTGATAATGAGTCATGGTACGAATGCTATCAATAAACAACAGATACCGGGTAGTTACACCCTGGTATGTGGAATAGATGATGGCGGcgttgaaattgatgaaatagtAGCGGAGTTTTCAGGGGAAAAATGTTCCGCAATGAAGGGAaaaccgaaattattttttttccaatgttGCAG GGGGAAAAAAACCGAATTAAAAGTTGATGCGGTTCCTATTAAACCAGTAGTAAAAGCGCATGCTGATGTACTTATTGCATATTCTACATTACCAG gaTTTTATTCAGTGAGGGATGAAGAAAAAGGCACTTGGTACATTCAAAGCATCTGTGATGTTTTTAGAAAACACTATAAGGATTTCGACGTCGAAACTCTCCTTAAAATAGTCGACGAACAGCTTTCTAAAAAGCACCCCGAATATGTTCAGACATCCGTATACGAATCCAGAGGTTTTAAACGATGTTTCTTATACCCTCGataa